DNA from Puniceicoccus vermicola:
CGGCGTCAAAGAAGATGCGGACGTCTATGGCGATGAAATCGGTCTGGCGCTTCACGATATGACTGGACCTGGTTTGGATTCTATTGTCGGGAACCTGCCAGCCTTCTGGCTCTTCAGCTTGGAGAATAAAAAGAAAATTTTAGAAACCATTCTGGCCAAGTATAAAGAAGTCTTCGGCGTCCATCCGAAATCAATCGCTTCCTACCACTTCGACAGTTCGTCGCTTCGTATATTAAAAGAGCAATGCCCGGAATGCGAAACGATCGTTGGCGGCTGCTTTGAAGAAGGTGTCCGCGTATTTCATGGCTGCAACCACAGTTGGTATCTCTTTAACGAAGGCATGCCATGGGGACCATGGTTTCCAAGTAAGGAACATAGCTTAAGACCAGCCACCTCCGAGGTGGACAGCGCTGGCTTTGTCGCCGTGCCTCACCTCGTGCGCGACATGAGTCTTTCCTATGAAGGTCGTAATGATTTCTGGGCCAGTCACCCACCCAATGTCGTGCGCGGCATGGGCAATGAGGCCTCGTTCAATCCATATGATCTCAATCTGATCGATCAATATCGCATGCAGGAAAAGATCAATGGGCGACCGGCCTATTTGAATACCTTTGTTGGCGTCAACTGGTTGACTTGGAACCACAATAGCGAATACCCACCGGAAGTCTGCTGGCAGCTTTACCGCACCATGCTTGAATACCTGGTCGAGTTGCGGGACTCGGGTGAAGCCATGGACATGACCTTGTCTGAATACGGACAGTGGCACCGGAAAAATCGCACCTATGCCGAACCGGAAGTCTACCATTCGAAGGAATTACTCTACGGATCAGGAAAGCACTACTTTTGGTATCTAGATGGGGCACAGCGCCTACTGATCGACCCGACCCAAGGAGGCAGCATCGGCGACCTGCGGAGCTACGCCGGTCGTTGTCGCGTCGAAACCGGCCCCGATTCAAAGCACCGGGAAATCGGTAGCTACCCCTATCTCATACAATCGCAGCACCGCACCGGATTTGCTCACCACCATGAGGATGGCTCTCGAACAAGCGTCTTCCTGGAGTGCGACGGTGAACAAATCGATTTTGCCTCGATTCGAACCAAGGTCGACGAAGTCACGCGTGAGGGTGGAAGCACCCGACTGCAGCTCACACCGGCCCGTTTCCAATTTGCCAACGGGATTTCCGGCGAGCTCATCACGAGCTTTCACTGGGATGCCAACACCGGAGTGACTCAAATCGAACGAAAAATCCAAAACCTGAGTGATCCGGATCAAACCTTGACTCTCATCGAGCACTTTAAAGGCGCTCCCGGTAAAACTGAATACGCCGAAGACTTATCGGACATCGTTCTGCTCGTGAACGAGGATGACACCACGGCAGTCAATTATGACTACGCCGGGCGCTACATTGACTTCAAAGCGGCCACTCAAGTCACAGCCCGCATCCCACAGGTCAACACCGCGGTGCATCTGGTCGCGTGCAGCCCCCACTCAACGGAGGCTGGTATAAAGTGCGGAAATTTATTCAGTCCGTTCCTCACCCTACAGCTGAAATACCAGCTCCAAGGCAATGAGACCGTCCAAACAGAAATGCGAATCGAGCAACTCGATAGTTCTAAATAAAATAAAAGAGGATTATAATCATGGATAAGGCTTTCACAGATACCTCCGTCATGCGCTGCCCCGTATGCTTCTCCAGAGACATCGATGTTCTGATGGAGCGCGAAGCGGACAACTACTATTGCGTCAAATGCAGCTTCAAAGGGCCGGAATCCGAAGTCCGGGCCATGTATAAGGATATCCAGAAGAAATTCCACTGGAACACCAAACGCATGACCTTGGACGACCAACTCAAACTTTAAGGTAGCAACGACAGTTGGCAAGATGGTCAGTCTTTAGATTTTACGCTCCCCGAATGGCTCCAACTTAAGGATTTATATCGATACGAGGAATCGATACCGCATTGATCGGGTCATTCGAAAAAGAGCCATCATTCTGGGGAGGGCGATTGTCCCCAATCGCCGCGCGACGACTACATGATTGCCTTTTCTAAAGACGAAAAGTATCGCGGCGGCTGAGGATAGCCGCCCTCCCTCGATTCGCTTAAGTTAGCGCCATTGCGTTTACCCCTTTTTAGGCATTGTTTTTAGCTGCTTTGCTCATCTGCGTTCAAATCTGAGTCCACCTTATTTAAAGTTGAAGCATGAATTGAAAATTCGCCTCAGGAGCCCCGGGCAAATTCTCGTGACCGAAATCCGAATAAACCGCTTTGTGCTTCTTTGAAGTGATGGCATTATAAACGGCAAATTGAGTCGAGGGTGGACAGATATTATCCAGCAGGGTCAGAGCCATCCGGACCTCGCCACGGATACGTGGCGCTAGATTACAGATGTCGATGTAGCCCAGTTTTTCAAAAATTTCCTCTTCCTTTTCATGCAAAGGGTCAAAACGACGAAAATAATCCCGCAGCCCCGCATAAGCATTCTGGTCCATTCCCATGGTCCAAACCCGCTTAAAATCGGAAAGAAAGGGGAAGTGAGAACTCGTGCGCTTGATACGCGGTTCAAGTGCAGCACAGGCGATGGCCAGCGCCCCGCCCTGACTGCCCCCCATGCAACCGACTCGCTCCGCATCGACCCATTCCAAGTCGATGGCAATATGAGTTAACTGAACTGTATCCAGATAAACATTCCGATAATAGAGTTTATCCTCATGATCATCCAGTCCCTTGATAATATGGCCATGGAGCGTATTTCCAATAGTCGGAACCGTGTCTTCGGAACGCCCTCCCTGCCCACGACAATCCAAGCCCAACACAGTGAAGCCAGCAGCGACATATGGGAGCATGGTCATCCAGTCCGGCGAGGAACCGGTGTAACCGTGAAACATGACAATCGCTGGCGATGGCGTTTTCGGTAAAGGATTCGGAGCGGCGACTTTAGCATGGATCCTCGCGCCGCCCACTCCTGAAAAATAGAGTGAACGGCAGTTGGCGTAGGATACTTTAAAATCGGAATCGACCCATTCAAGATTCGGCGAAACCGCAGCTAAATCTGCCAAGGCTCGCGACCAGTAGGCGTCAAAGTCAGCTGGCTTTGGGCTGCTGGACTTATATTCAAGTAATTCAGAGAGTGGCTTATCAACTGCAGGCATGATGAACGATTATAAAGGTAGCAAGTTAACACCCATCAAGCTCAAGCTTATCCTAACTGTTGAATCAGCCCGATTGTAACCCTGGGAGAAAAAAGCCCCGTTCAATTTGGAGAAAATTCGACGGTGACCGCTGTTAATCCTTCGGATGCCTATTTGATGTATGGCTATGATGAGAAAGAACTGACGCTTCCACACGCATCGCCATCTGCCGTAACCTTTACCATAGAAGTCGATTTCCAGGCAGACTATACGTGGTATGAACACACCACGCTCACTGTCCAGCCGGGAGAGACGTTGACATATACTTTCCCCGCAGGCTTCCGAGCGCATTGGGTGCGGGTCACATCGGACACAAACACCACGGCGAGCGCCCAGTTTCTTTACGGGCCAGCTGATAAACGCGATACCTTGGTGGATTGGGCGCGCTAGCTTTCGCTGCCAACGGCTTCCGGTCGCACCTTGCTCAACGCGCTCGATTCCGATGGCGACGGGCTTTGCGAAACCTTGGAGTATATCTTTGGCACGAGTCCATTCGTCCAAAATAGGCAGCCAGCGGTGTTTCACTCGGACGCCGTCAGTGTGGTTTTGCGTGACCATGAACCCGCGCAAAACCTTAGCACGTTTTTCGCTTACTCGATTAACTTAAAGGACTGGTCGAAATACCCTGAGCGTGTGAGTCTATCATCGGATCAAAGTGGAGTGGTTGCCGGTTT
Protein-coding regions in this window:
- a CDS encoding alpha/beta fold hydrolase; the encoded protein is MPAVDKPLSELLEYKSSSPKPADFDAYWSRALADLAAVSPNLEWVDSDFKVSYANCRSLYFSGVGGARIHAKVAAPNPLPKTPSPAIVMFHGYTGSSPDWMTMLPYVAAGFTVLGLDCRGQGGRSEDTVPTIGNTLHGHIIKGLDDHEDKLYYRNVYLDTVQLTHIAIDLEWVDAERVGCMGGSQGGALAIACAALEPRIKRTSSHFPFLSDFKRVWTMGMDQNAYAGLRDYFRRFDPLHEKEEEIFEKLGYIDICNLAPRIRGEVRMALTLLDNICPPSTQFAVYNAITSKKHKAVYSDFGHENLPGAPEANFQFMLQL